A region of the Myxococcus stipitatus DSM 14675 genome:
TCGCCCAGGACCTGGGTGAGCAGGTCCACGGTGATGGGCTCGTCCAGCTCGTCGCAGCGCTGGATGCCGCTGCGCAGGGAGGCCGCGTAGCGCGTGACGCGGTCCACCAGGGCCTTCAGGTGGTCCTCGCTCTCGACGGCCTTGAGGTCGTACTCGGGCAGCTCGCTGTTCTTGGCGGCCAGGCGGATGGTGCCCTCGGCGTAGCCGCCCAGGGTGCCGGCGCGCTCGGCGAACTCGTCGGCCTGCTTGCGCGCGTGCTTGGCCAGGTCGTCGAAGAGCAGGTGGCGGCTGTAGAAGTGGGTGCCCCGGATGTTCCAGTGCGCTTGCTTGATTTGCCAGTGCAGGTCGATGGCGTCGGCCAGCAAGGTGTTGAGCAGCTCGATGATTTCCTCGCGCGTCTGACTGGGGACATTCACATGGCTGGGAAAGTTCATGGTTCCGCGCTCCCTCCGAGAAGGCTTTCCGGAGGGTGGGGATGGATTCCCCCGGGCGCCATGCGCCGGCATCACGCCCGAGGGGCGGCCTGACGGGCAGGCGGCTCCCCCCGCGTCGCGTGGCACCCCGCCGAGGCGTGGAAGCGGGCAAACCCGGGGA
Encoded here:
- the dps gene encoding DNA starvation/stationary phase protection protein Dps, which gives rise to MNFPSHVNVPSQTREEIIELLNTLLADAIDLHWQIKQAHWNIRGTHFYSRHLLFDDLAKHARKQADEFAERAGTLGGYAEGTIRLAAKNSELPEYDLKAVESEDHLKALVDRVTRYAASLRSGIQRCDELDEPITVDLLTQVLGDVELDLWFLESHLNGGMRPGGTRGKSGREESTRSSDA